In one window of Tenrec ecaudatus isolate mTenEca1 chromosome 3, mTenEca1.hap1, whole genome shotgun sequence DNA:
- the CASP6 gene encoding caspase-6 has translation MQTPEGELDAPAASFSANEGPRCLPDPAGGEQNMTETDAFYRSEMFDPAEKYRMDHRKRGIALIFNHERFFWKLTLPERRGTTADRENLRRRLSDLGFEVKCFDNLKAEELFLQIHTASTSSHADADCFLCVFLSHGEGNHIYAYDTKMEIQELVDLFKGDKCQSLVGKPKIFIIQACRGTQHDVPVSPLDEVDHQKVTADTNVTEVDAASVYTLPAGADFLMCYSVAEGYYSHRETVNGSWYIQDLCEMLGKYGSSLEFTELLTLVNRKVSQRQVDFCKDPNAIGKKQVPCFASMLTKKLQFLPKSGEGAMSS, from the exons ATGCAGACGCCTGAGGGTGAGCTTGATGCGCCGGCTGCCAGCTTCTCTGCCAACGAAGGGCCTCGCTGCCTCCCAGACCCTGCAG GCGGAGAACAGAACATGACAGAAACAGATGCCTTTTACAGAAG TGAAATGTTTGATCCGGCAGAGAAGTACAGAATGGACCACAGGAAGAGGGGAATTGCTTTAATCTTCAATCATGAGCGATTCTTCTGGAAGTTAACGCTGCCGGAGAGGCGTGGCACCACTGCAGATCGAGAAAATCTGCGACGCAG GCTTTCAGATCTAGGATTTGAAGTGAAATGCTTTGACAATCTTAAGGCAGAAGAACTTTTCCTCCAAATTCACACAG CGTCGACCTCCAGCCACGCAGACGCCGACTGCTTCCTGTGTGTCTTCCTGAGTCACGGCGAAGGCAATCACATTTACGCCTACGACACCAAAATGGAGATCCAGGAGCTGGTCGATTTGTTCAAAGGCGACAAGTGTCAGAGTCTGGTTGGAAAACCCAAGATATTTATCATCCAG GCGTGTCGAGGAACCCAGCATGATGTGCCAGTCAGCCCGCTGGATGAAGTGGATCATCAAAAAGTCACGGCAGACACCAACGTGACCGAGGTGGATGCGGCGTCCGTGTATACTCTGCCTGCTGGCGCCGACTTCCTCATGTGCTACTCGGTGGCCGAAG GCTATTACTCTCACCGGGAAACTGTGAACGGCTCGTGGTACATTCAAGACTTGTGTGAGATGCTGGGGAAGTACGGCTCCTCCCTGGAGTTCACAGAGCTCCTCACGCTGGTCAACAGGAAAGTGTCTCAGCGCCAAGTGGACTTTTGCAAAGACCCCAATGCAATTGGGAAGAAACAGGTTCCCTGCTTTGCCTCTATGCTTACTAAAAAGCTGCAGTTCCTCCCCAAATCTGGTGAGGGGGCTATGTCCTCGTAG